Sequence from the Sphingomonas koreensis genome:
ATCGGGCTTTGCGGTGTTCGACAGCGACACCGCCGAGAAGCGCGCGGCTGCGGGAGACGCGGTGATCCTGGTGCGCGTGGAGACGTCGCCCGAGGACATCCACGGGATGCACGCGGCGAAGGGCATCCTGACGGCGCGCGGCGGCATGACCAGCCACGCGGCGGTGGTGGCGCGCGGCATGGGCCGCCCCTGCGTCTCCGGCGCGGGCACGCTCTCGATCAACGCCAAGGAAGGCCTGATGCGGGTCGGCACGCGCGAGATCCGCGAGGGTGAGGTGATCACGATCGACGGATCGACCGGCGAGGTGATGCTGGGCGAAGTCCCGACGATCCAGCCCGAGCTGGCGGGCGACTTCGGCACGCTGATGGAATGGGCCGACAAGGTCCGCCGCCTCAAGGTGCGCACCAACGCCGAGACCCCGCTCGACTGCCGCACCGCGCGCGAGTTCGGCGCGGAGGGCATCGGGCTTTGCCGGACCGAGCATATGTTCTTCGACGCGGCGCGGATCACCGCGGTGCGCCAGATGATCCTGGCGGCGGACGAGAAGGGCCGCCGTGCCGCGCTCGACAAGCTGCTGCCCGAGCAGCGCAAGGACTTCACCGAGATCTTCGAGGTGATGGCGGGGCTGCCCTGCACGATCCGCCTGCTCGATCCGCCGCTGCACGAGTTCCTGCCGCACGAGGAGTCCGAGTTCGCCGAGGTCGCGGCTGCCGCGGGGCTCGACGTCGAGACGCTGCGCCGGCGTGCCGCCGAGCTGCACGAGTTCAACCCGATGCTCGGCCATCGCGGCTGCCGCCTGGGCGTGACCTATCCCGAAATCTACGAGATGCAGGCGCGCGCGATCTTCGAGGCGGCGTGCGAGGTGGCGGAGAAGTCCGGCGCCGCACCGGTGCCTGAGGTGATGATCCCGCTGGTCGCGACCCGGCGCGAGCTCGAGCTGATGAAGGCGGTGGTCGACAAGGCGGCGCAGGCGGTGTTCGCCGAGAAGGGCCGGACGATCGAGTATCTGGTGGGCACGATGATCGAGCTGCCGCGCGCTGCGCTGCGTGCGGGCGAGATCGCCGAGGTCGGCGAGTTCTTCAGCTTCGGCACCAACGACCTGACCCAGACCACGCTGGGCGTCAGCCGCGACGATGCCGGCCGGTTCCTGACCACCTATGTCGAAAAGGGCATCTATGCCCGCGACCCGTTCGTCTCGATCGACGTCGAGGGCGTGGGCGAGCTGATCGAGATCGCCGCCGAGCGCGGGCGCAAGGCGCGGCCGGGAATCAAGCTTGGCATCTGCGGCGAGCATGGCGGCGATCCGGCGTCGATCGCCTTCTGCGAGCAGACAGGCCTCGACTATGTCTCCGCCTCGCCCTATCGCGTGCCGATCGCGCGGCTCGCCGCTGCGCAGGCGGCACTGCTCAAGGGGGGCTGACGCGGGTGGCGGCGACAAGTGGCGCGGTGATTTTGAAGCCGCGCCCAGAAATGAATCCTGTCGACCGCCTCAACGCAGAACTCCTGAACGGCCGTACTGCCACCGAAGTGCTCGAGGAGCGCGCGGTCGCATTGGGGCTTGCCGGGGCGCCGCGCGTGCGCGCGCAGGTGCGACGCGACCGGCTGGTCGCGGGCGAGGCGGCGGCGCGCCGTCGTCTGAATGCCGAAGGTGAACGGCTCGCCTATCGCCGCGTTCACCTGATGTGTGGCGAGCATGTGCTGTCGGAGGCGGTCAACTGGTATGTCGCCAGCCGGCTGACCCCGGCGATGAACGAGGCGCTCGAGACGAGCGACGTGCCGTTCGGCCGAGTGATCCTGCCGCTTGGACCCAGCCGCCGCACGGTCTCGACGCGGATCCTGTGGGACGGCAACGGCGCGGCTCCCACGACGATCCTGCGCCATCGCGCGCTGGTGGTGGACGGGCAGGGCCGTCCGCTGGCCGAGGTGATCGAGAATTACCGCGCCGTGCTGGTGAGCGGGGCCCAGGCCGCGGACTCATAGAAACGGACTGTCTCGAAGCGACCCCATTGCCGTCGTTAGGGCGTGTCTGCTTTCACGCCTCGCTTGGCTGCTGCTGCTGCCATCAGGAGGCGCTCAATAATCGCTTCAAACTCTTCTCGCCCCACCGGATCGATCGCATCGAATGCGGCCACAGCTTCAGGCCACCATCCATGCATTTCGCCCCATTGGTGAAGTTCGCGGGCCGCCGCCTCGACTTCCTCTGCGGAAGGCCGATCAGCATCGATGAAGTTCGACGGGTGCATGGAGGGGAGGTAAATCACAATGCTGCTAGACGCCAGATCATTGATGCAAGCTGCCTGACCGCTTCCCACCCCTTTCCGGTCGTTCTGGCGCGAGAGCCGCGAGCCAAAAGCGGACTGGCAGTAAGCGACCCCATTGCGGACATTCTAAGTTTGCGAGAAGGTACCCTCGTGAGCCTTGGGATTTCGACGATGCCGTATGAATTAGGAGCCGGCGCTATTGCCAACGTGCTGATCTTTGGCTCGATAATATATGGCGCCCTGTCGCCGCGGCCCGACGAACGTGCAAAGCTGTGGAGCGTCATCGCACTGCCCGCTGCCTTCAATGTTTCAATAGTGATATTCAAGCCCAGTCTCACGTTTGACGAACGGCTGATTGGCTTGCTGGTTACCGGCGTGATCTGCGGTGCTTACGCTTGGTTGCTGATAACGGGCCGGTTTCCGCCTCGTTCAAACCCTTCGACTTGATGTCCACTCATCCCAGACGTTCAGTCCTTCTGCCGAAAGCGGTCGTTTATGGGTTCACCGCCTAGTCGTCTGGCGGAGCGCCAGCGGGGTCGCGTTCGCGTTCGAGCTTGCGCACGCGGTCGCGTGCCTTGACCAGCGCCTTTTCCATCTCGCGGCGGTATTTGGCGATGATGACTTCGCGCTCGCGGTAGCGCTTGCGCCATCTGCGGCCGTCGGGGCTGGTCACCGAGCCGAGCAGCCAACCGGCCGCCAGCGCCGCGGCGAGCAGGACCCATCCGAAGGGAGAGGTGAACGGCATCGGGGTTTCCTAGCTGCAACGCGGGCAGCATGGCCAGCGGCTTGTGCGCACCGGTCGCGGCCTAGCCACTCATCAGCGCATCGTTGATCGAACAGGCCGCCGGCCCGAGGATCACGACGAACAATACTGGCAGGATGAACAGGATCAGCGGCACGGTCATGATCGCGGGCAGGCGCGCGGCCTTTTCCTCGGCGCGCATCATGCGCTCGTTGCGGAACTCGTTCGACAGCACGCGCAGCGCCGAGGCGAGCGGAGTGCCGTATTTCTCGGTCTGGATCATCGTGGTGACCACGCCGCGCACCGAATCGACGTCGATGCGATGCGCCATGTTCTCGAACGCCTGGCGCCGGTCGGTGAGGAAGCCGAGCTCGATCGCGGTGAGCGAGAATTCCTCGCCCAGCTCGGGATAGGCCTTGCCCAGTTCCTTGGCGACGCGGCCGAACGCGGCATCGACGGTAAGCCCCGCCTCGGCGCAGATCACCAGCAGGTCGAGCGCATCGGGAAGGCCCTTGCGGATCGCCGCGCTGCGCTTCTGGATCTTGTTCTTGAGGTAGATGTCCGGGCCCTTGTAGGCGAGGATGAAGCTGCCCGCGACGAGGCCATAGGCCTTGAGCGACGACCAGTCGGCGAACAGATCGGTGCCATAGACGAGGAACAGCATGATGCCGCCGATCACGATCGGCAGCACCATCCGGCCGAAGATCACGGCATAGGCATAGTCCTTGGAGCGGATCCCGGCCTGGAGCAGCTTGGTCTGCGCGACCTTGACCTGCTCGTCCTGCAGTACCTTGAGCGAGGACAGGAGCGAACGGATACGATCGGTCGTGTCGTTCTGGCGGACCAGCTTTGCGCGGCGCTTGCTGGTCGAGGCGCTGATGCCGGCCTTGAGCTGTTCGCGGCGTTCGTTGAGCGCCTTGACGCGCTTCGCCATCGGATCGCGAACCGTGGTCGCCGCATAGATGGCGAGGAGCACGCAGAACGCCGCCACGCCCGCGAGCAGGGTCGCGACGTAGATGACGTCGACGCCGAGGAGGGTAGGGCCGTCGGTGGGGCTGATCATCGCGTCAGATCTCGAAGCTGATCATTTGTTTCATGATGAAGGCGCCGATGCCCATCCAGACGAGCCCGCCGCCGCCGGCGATGATCAGGCGCTCGTCCACGAAGAACTTCTGCATGTAATCGGTGCTGATGAACCAGATCAGCCCGAACACGATGAAGGGCAGCGAGCCGATGATGTAGGCCGATGCCTTGGATTCCGAGGACATGGCGCGGATCTTGAGCTTCATCTGCGCGCGCTTGCGCAGCACGTCGGCGAGATTGGCGAGGGTTTCGGCGAGGTTGCCGCCGGTCTCGCGCTGGATCGCGATGGTGATGCAGAAGAACTGGAATTCGGGCGTGCCGAGCCGGTCGGCGGTTTCCTGCAGCGCCTGATCGAGCGTGCGGCCGATCTTCATCTTGTCGGAGATGGAGCGGAATTCCTCGCCCACCGGGCCCTCGACCTCGACGCCGACGACACCCATCGTCTCGGTGATCGGAAGACCCGAGCGCAGGCCGCGCACCAGCAGTTCGATCGCGTCCGGGAATTTGGCGGTGAACCTGTCGATCCGCTTGGAGATGAAGAAGCCGACCACGAAATGCGGAAGACCGACGCCCACCACCAGCCCGACCAGCAGCGCCAGCAGGAACGGCAGCCCCTGCACTGCCATTGCCGCGGTGACGACCAGAGTGAGGCAGAGCGTGGTGAGCCCGTACTGGCCGACCGACCACCCCTTGCCGGTCATCTCCAGCCTTTTGCCGAGCAGCGCCGGGTTGGGCAGGAATCGCGCTGCGGCCCTGTCCATGCCGCTGGCACGTGCGGTCGAGATCCGGCGCATCTGCGCCTCGACCGCGCCGCTGCCGACGACGCCGGCATGGCGATCGCGCAGCGAGGTCAGCCGGCGCGAACCGGCCTTTTGCGCCGACGGTCCCGAAAAGGCGAGAATGAGCAGCAGCAGCACCATGAAGGTGCCCCCCGCGAGCAGCATGATCGGCAGCATGTCCATGCCTTGCTACGACTCCGAAACCTGGATGCGACGGCGGATGCCGGCGCGCCCTACTTCTTCTTGCTGGGCAGCTTGATCGACAGGCTCGAAAGCTTGCCGAGCAGCGACCCGCCCTTGCCTGCGTCTCCCTTGCCCTTGCTGTCCTTCGGCGCGCTTTCGCCGGCGTCGGTATAGGCGAGGACGCGCGCGGCGATCTCGGCGAGCGAGCCCAGGCCCTTCCCGTTCTTGCCGGCTTCCGCGAGCGGCTTGCCGAGCTTGGCGGCCTGCACCGCGGTCTTGGGATCATAGGGAATGAGGTAATCGATCTTGCGTTCGATCGAGCCTTCGAAGTCCTTGCGGCTGATCTCGAGCTGCCCGCCCGCGGGGACGCGGTTGGCGACGACGATCATCTGGGTGTGCGGCGCGTTCGACTTGAACCAGGACAGGATGCGGATCGCATCGCGCGCCGCAGCCAGCGTCAGTTCGGTCACCAGCACGGCGACCTGAACGTCGGTGATCAGGTGCGGATAGTTGACCAGCATCGCCCGCGGCAGATCGACCACGGTGCATTCGAATGCGCTGCGGATCTCTTCCTGCAGCTGGAAGAAGGCGGCGCCGTCGGTCATCACCGGCGAATTGATCGGAGCCTCGGCCGACAGGACGGCCAGCTTGTCCGACGCCTTGACCATCGCGCGTTCGATGAACAGCCCGTCGATACGGCTCGGATTCTCGATCGCGTCGGTGAGGCCGCGCCCCGGCTCGAGATCGAGCGCCAGCGCGCCGGTCCCGAAATGCACGTCGAGGTCGAGCAATGCCGTCGTGCGATTGCTCTTCTCGCTCAGGAGCCAGGCGATCGAGGTCGCCAGCGTCGATGCGCCGACCCCGCCGCGCGTGCCGATCACGGCGACCGCGCAATGCGGCCGATCCGACGTGGCGTCGGCCTGCTTGGGCGCGCTCAGCGCTGCCTGCGCCTGCACGAAGGTTTCGCGCAGCACATCGGGATTGAGCGGCTTGAGCAGATAGTCCTGGATGCCCGAGGCGACGAGGTCGCGATACAGGCGGACGTCGTTGACCTGGCCCGACGCGATCACCACCGTTCCCGGCTCGCAGACCTCGGCCAGCGCGTTGATGTCGTTGAGCGGATCGCCGCTCTCGGAGAGGTCGACGAACAGCACATTGGGGCTGGCCGAGACCGACAGCGTCTGCACGGCGTTGCGCAGGCCGCCCTTGTTGACCTTTTCGGGGTTCCAGCCCTGTTCGATCGCGATCGGACGGAGCGATTCCGCCGTCGCCTCGTCGCAGACGAAGGCGACGAACGGTTCGCGATGCGCGGTGCGCCCGGCGCCAAAGGGAGCGTTCACTTCTTGCCTCCCGCGCTCTCGGCCCTCACGGCGGTTCCGCCGCTGCCCGTCGGGACGGCTTCGCGATACGCCTTGATCGCCTTGGTGATCTGAACCGGGTCGGCGGTGCCCGATCCCGGCTCGCCACGCACCAGATCCGCCGGATTGGCGATCATGGCGGCGAGACTCTTGTTGGTCGCGCACCCGAAGTTCGAGGTCGTGCTCGCCTGATAGTCGGGTTCGTAGACCCGCGAGAAATCGGGGCAGCTCGGGACGCTTGCGCTCATCCGCGTCACCACGACGCGAACGGTGCCCGGCGTGATCGCGCCGGCGGTGACCGGCGCGCTGTCGCCGAGCATCAGACCGTAGCGGCCGGCTTCGGCCGCGACCTGATCGCGGCCGGTGGTGCCGTCCCCGCCGTCATCGAGCGAGATGCGGTCGCCATAGCCCGGGCGCATCGCGCGCAGCCAGCCGGCGAGGCGCTCGCTTTCGCCCGGCGCAAGCGAGGCGCCCGCGGCGGTGAGGTCGAGCGCATAGTCGGTGCGCTGGACGACCGGCTGGTGGAGCGACTCCATCCCGCCATTATAGGTGCCGCAGCCGCTCAGCAGAGCCGCCGGGACCAGGAGGAGGGGAAGGGCGATATGCTTGAACATCTCTATCTCCTCAACCGCGCGTCAGAAGCCGAAGCCCGGAGCCGCGCCGTCGTCCTTCTTTTTCTTCGAGTCGCGTGCGTTCGGCACGGCCTTGGGCTGCTGGTCCTGCGGCTGCGGGGCGGCCGGTGCTGCGGGCGTCATGGCGCCGAGCGAGGGCGTGGCGCCCGCGGGCGCCGCCATGGTCGGCTTCGGCCGGTCGCCGGCCCTGTTGCTGCTGCTGCTGAGCTGCCCCATCAGGACGCGCTCCACATCGCCGGGCGACCTGTAGCCGTCGGTGGGCAGCGCGATCTCGTTCGCGTTGACCGGCTTCACCAGATAGGGGGTGATGACGATCATCAGCTCGGTCTCGTTGCGCTGGAAGCCGTTCGAACGGAACAGCGTGCCGAGGATCGGCACGTCGCCGAGGCCCGGCGTCTTCGAGATGCTGTTGTTGTGCGCGTTCTGCAGCAGACCGCCGATCACCATGCTCTGGCCCGAGCCGAGCTCGACCGTGGTCTCGCTGCGGCGCGTGGTCAGCGCAGGAATGGTGACGCCGTTGAGCTGAACCGCGCCGGCCGACGAAAGCTGCGAGACTTCCGGCCGCACGCGCAGCGAGATGCGGCCATCGGCCAGCACCGTCGGGGTGAAGGCGAGGCTGACGCCATATTGCTTGAACTCGACCGTGGTGGTGCCGAGGCCCTGGGCCACCGGGATCGGGATTTCGCCGCCCGCGAGGAAGCTGGCGGTCTCGCCCGACAATGCGGTGAGGTTGGGCGTGGCGAGCGTCGTCACCTGGCCGATCGTCTCGCCCAGATCGATCGCGGCGAGCACGTCGAGACCGAGCAGGCGGCCGGCGAGGCCCATGGTCGCATGGTCCGATCCGCGCGTGATGTCGGTGATGCCGGTGGCACGGGGATTCAGGAACTTCCCGGTCGAAGGGTCATAGGGCCCTGTGACCGAGCCGCCACCCGGCACCGGGAGCGTCGCGACCGGGAATTTACTGAGATCCGCGGAAGTGAATGCCCCCGGGGCGCGGCCCTGACCGAGGCCGAACAGGAAGCCGCCGGTCGAATCCTTCGTGGCGAAGTTGACGCCGATGTTCTTGACGAAGCTGCGGCTGACTTCGGCGAAACGCACCTGCAGGTTGACCTGAAGCGGCGTCGCGGTCCGCAGGCGCGAGATGATCTTGGTCTCGTCGCCGACAAAGGCCTGCGCCAGCCGTTCGGCCTCCGCAACGTCGCCCGGTGTGGCGACCGTACCGGTGAGCAGCACGAAGCCGTTCATCGGCGTCGCGGCGATATCGGCTTCGGGCATGGCCATCGCCAGCATCGAATCGACGCTGTCGAAATTGTTGCCGATGCGGACCGTGGCCGAATAGACGACCTTGCCCGACTTGGTCGTGGCGTAGAGCGTCGTCTCGCCGGCCTTCTTGCCGAACACCCAGAGCTGGGTGGGCGAGCGGACCTGGACGTCGGCAATGTCCGAATTGGCGACGAAGATGTCCGACATCGGCGCGTTGAGCGTGACCATCCGTCCCCGGCCGGTCGCGATCTGAACCATGTCGCGCGGTGCGGCGTGAACGGTCTGGCCGATGGCCGGCATCGGCACCGCGGCGGTCATTCCCGCCACGGCGGCCAGCGCGAACGGCGCCCCGAGTTTCCCCCTGAAACGCATCTCAGTTCTTCCCCCCAACCGGGACAACCGTAACGGAATTGCCCCGAGCAATTTTGACGACCGGACCCTCGCCCTTGGGCGCGGCGCCGGGATAGGCCCCTCCGGACGCACCCGTGCCGCCGCGTTCCACCGGGCGTCCGGGCACGGAGCTGCGCTGGAAGCGCGACACGTCGGCACCGGTCGAGAAGGTCGAACGGCCTTCCACCGGTCGTGCGGCCACGCGGGCGAGCATCGCCTTCTCGGCCTTCGGGTCATTGCCCTCGGGCACCGAAACGTCGCCCGCGGCGATCGCTTCCTCGAGTTCGCCATTATTGTCGGCGATCGAGCGCAGCGACAGCGACAGCGAGCCCAATGTCTGCGCGACCGCGATCTTCTCGGCGATGCGCGGCGTCGCCTCGACCGTGACGGTCGAATAGGTGGTGACGACGGTGTTGCCGCTCTCGTCGGTCTGCTTGTCGGTCTTCTGGTCGGTGGCGAGCACGCGCAGGTTGCGCAGCACGGTTTCCGATGCCTTGAGCGGCGGGCCGTCGCCGCCGCCGGCCACGGTCTGGGTCAGCAGCAGATCGACCCGGTCGCCCGGGAAAACGAAGCCCGCGACCGCGCTCTGGGCCGAAACCGGCACCGTCACGGCACGCATGCCCGGGCCGAGCGCCGCGGCGAGGAAGCCGCGATCGCCGGGCTTGACCAGCCCGCCCTGCGTGATCGGCTGGCCGGCCGGGACCGCGAAGCGGACCACGGTGCCTTGCAGCGCTTTCAGATCGGTATCCGCCTTGCGGTAATAGGCGCCCTCGACCAGCTCTTCGGGCCAGGGAACGAACTTGATCGACTCCGGCCCCAGGATCGTGCCGACCGGCAGCGCCTTGGTCGCGACCAGAACCTCGACCCCCTGGATCGGCGGCGGGCCGCCGGCATTGGGCGCCGCGTCGGCGACGGGGGCAGGGGTCCCGACCATCAGGGTCCGGGCCATGAATGCAGTGACGGCGGCGATAATCAGCGCACCGACCAGCAAAATGATCTTCCGTCCATCCATGACGTCTCAGGCCTTTCAGTCTTCAGGACCGGGTTTCACCGGCGTTAATCATTCACGAGAACTGGTTAAGAATCGGTTCGCGAAGTGTGAGCAGTGCGGCGATGGCGATCGCGATGCCGTACGGCACCTCCGGCTGGGCGGTCTGGCGCCGCAGCCATTTGTCGATCAGCATCAGCAGGGTGATGGCGCCGCCGGCCAGCGACATGATGATCAGCATCGTCACCAGCGGCTGGAACGGGAACCAGAGCGCGAGGGCGCCGATCATCTTGACGTCGCCCCCGCCCATCATCCCGAAGTGGAAGGCCGCGGCGAACAAGGCGAAGACCGCCAGCGCGATGCCGATCTGGATGACGATGTCCGGCCAGAAGGCCAGCCCGTTGGCGATCCACCACGGCACCGCAAGCAGCGCGATGGCGGCGTTCTTCCAGTTGGCGATCTCACGCTTGCGCGCATCCTCGATCCCGGCGGAGACCAGAAGCAGGCCCAGCACGGCCAGCAGAATCAAAGATGCAACCGCCCCCATGTCGACTAATGCCTAGACGAGGGGGCTTTCCAAAACGTAACCAGTCCAAATGGCGTCTTCACCATTCGATCGCCGGGCGATCCCGGCAGGGGCCGCAATCGGGGTCTGGCATGCAGAGGACGGTTGGCCGTTGCGGCGGTTCGACTGGCCAGCCCCGGGGGCGCCACGCGGATCGATCCTGTTCCAGGGCGGCCGCGGCGATGTCGTCGAGAAGTATCTGGAAACGCTGGCGCACTGGCAGGCGCAGGGCTGGAACATCGCCTGGTTCGACTGGCGCGGGCAGAGCGGATCGGGCCGCATCGACGGCGCGACGAGCGGCCATATCCGGGATTTCGCCGACTATATCGCCGACTATCGCAGCTTCGCGCGCGAATGGCAGGCATCGACGCCCGGCCCGCACGTCGTGATGGGGCATTCGATGGGCGGGCATCTGGTGCTGCGCGCACTGGTCGAGCGGGCGATCAGGCCCGACGCGGCGGTGCTGGTCGCGCCGATGCTGGGCCTCAAGTCGCCGCTCGGCCTCGCCGCGGTCGGCGAGCGGTTCGCGCGGCTGATGGGCAGTCTCGGCAATCCGGCCCGCGCCGCATGGAAGGCGAATGAGCGGCCCTATACGATCGAGTCGCGGCAATCGCTGCTGACCCATGACCGCGACCGCTATCAGGACGAATTGTGGTGGCAGCAGGCGAACCCCGCCAACGTCACCGGTCCGCCCAGCTGGACATGGCTGATCGAGGCGTTCCGATCGACCCGCGAGCTGCGCGACAGCCCGGCGCTGGCCGCGATGAACGTGCCGCTGCTCGCGCTGGTCGCGGAGGCGGACGGGCTCGTCGATGCGAAGGCAGGGCTTGCCATGCTCGCCAAACTCCCCGATGCGCGCGTCGTGCGCTTCGGCAACGAAAGCGCGCACGAGATTCTGCGGGAGATCGATTCCGTGCGCGATCGCGCCATCAGTGAAATCGACGGCTTTCTGGAGGCGTACGCGCCGAGGAAATGAGCCGGTACGACATCGTGATCATCGGCGCCGGGATCGCCGGCGCCAGCCTTGCCGCGCGGGTCTCCCCCCATGCGCGCGTGCTGATGATCGAGGCGGAGACGCAGCCGGGCTATCACGCCACCGGCCGCTCGGCCGCCTTCTGGTCCGAAACCTATGGCGGGCCGGACATCCAGCCGCTGTCGATCGCATCGCACCCGTTCCTGATCGATCCGCCAGCGGAGATGGGCGGCGAGAGCTTCCTGACGCCGCGCGGGCAGCTGTTCATCGCCGCGCGCGCCGACCGGCAGGTGCTGGACGGATTCGCGGAGACGTTCGCGGCGGCGGGAGTGACGCTGACCGAAACCGACCCGGCGACGCGCTGTCCCGGCCTGCGCCCCGAATGGAGCGAGGGCCTGTGGGACCCGACCTGTTCCGACATCGACGTCGCGCGGTTGCACGCGGCCTGGCTCGCTCTGGCGCGGCGTGGCGGCGCGGAGCTGGTCTG
This genomic interval carries:
- the ppdK gene encoding pyruvate, phosphate dikinase; translated protein: MTRYVYRFGGNVSDGGAGDKNLLGGKGANLDGMASIGLPVPPGFTISTPVCALYYENGGTFPDSLKAEVANGVAHIEGITGKKFGVAADPLLVSVRSGARASMPGMMDTVLNLGLNDETVEGLAAISGDARFAWDSYRRFIQMYSDVVLELDHGRFEEALEIAKEDRGYHLDTEMTASDWQALVAEYKALVVELWDGKAFPQDVHDQLWGAIGAVFGSWQSERAKVYRRLNDIPGDWGTAVNVQAMVFGNMGDTSATGVAFTRDPATGENAYYGEFLINAQGEDVVAGIRTPQYLTKAARERAGAKPASMEEAMPEAYAELARVFDQLERHYRDMQDIEFTVERGKLWMLQTRSGKRTAKAALKIAVDMANEGLITQEEAIARVDPAALDQLLHPTLDPDAPRDVLTKGLPASPGAASGFAVFDSDTAEKRAAAGDAVILVRVETSPEDIHGMHAAKGILTARGGMTSHAAVVARGMGRPCVSGAGTLSINAKEGLMRVGTREIREGEVITIDGSTGEVMLGEVPTIQPELAGDFGTLMEWADKVRRLKVRTNAETPLDCRTAREFGAEGIGLCRTEHMFFDAARITAVRQMILAADEKGRRAALDKLLPEQRKDFTEIFEVMAGLPCTIRLLDPPLHEFLPHEESEFAEVAAAAGLDVETLRRRAAELHEFNPMLGHRGCRLGVTYPEIYEMQARAIFEAACEVAEKSGAAPVPEVMIPLVATRRELELMKAVVDKAAQAVFAEKGRTIEYLVGTMIELPRAALRAGEIAEVGEFFSFGTNDLTQTTLGVSRDDAGRFLTTYVEKGIYARDPFVSIDVEGVGELIEIAAERGRKARPGIKLGICGEHGGDPASIAFCEQTGLDYVSASPYRVPIARLAAAQAALLKGG
- a CDS encoding type II secretion system F family protein gives rise to the protein MISPTDGPTLLGVDVIYVATLLAGVAAFCVLLAIYAATTVRDPMAKRVKALNERREQLKAGISASTSKRRAKLVRQNDTTDRIRSLLSSLKVLQDEQVKVAQTKLLQAGIRSKDYAYAVIFGRMVLPIVIGGIMLFLVYGTDLFADWSSLKAYGLVAGSFILAYKGPDIYLKNKIQKRSAAIRKGLPDALDLLVICAEAGLTVDAAFGRVAKELGKAYPELGEEFSLTAIELGFLTDRRQAFENMAHRIDVDSVRGVVTTMIQTEKYGTPLASALRVLSNEFRNERMMRAEEKAARLPAIMTVPLILFILPVLFVVILGPAACSINDALMSG
- a CDS encoding type II secretion system F family protein; amino-acid sequence: MDMLPIMLLAGGTFMVLLLLILAFSGPSAQKAGSRRLTSLRDRHAGVVGSGAVEAQMRRISTARASGMDRAAARFLPNPALLGKRLEMTGKGWSVGQYGLTTLCLTLVVTAAMAVQGLPFLLALLVGLVVGVGLPHFVVGFFISKRIDRFTAKFPDAIELLVRGLRSGLPITETMGVVGVEVEGPVGEEFRSISDKMKIGRTLDQALQETADRLGTPEFQFFCITIAIQRETGGNLAETLANLADVLRKRAQMKLKIRAMSSESKASAYIIGSLPFIVFGLIWFISTDYMQKFFVDERLIIAGGGGLVWMGIGAFIMKQMISFEI
- a CDS encoding AAA family ATPase; translated protein: MNAPFGAGRTAHREPFVAFVCDEATAESLRPIAIEQGWNPEKVNKGGLRNAVQTLSVSASPNVLFVDLSESGDPLNDINALAEVCEPGTVVIASGQVNDVRLYRDLVASGIQDYLLKPLNPDVLRETFVQAQAALSAPKQADATSDRPHCAVAVIGTRGGVGASTLATSIAWLLSEKSNRTTALLDLDVHFGTGALALDLEPGRGLTDAIENPSRIDGLFIERAMVKASDKLAVLSAEAPINSPVMTDGAAFFQLQEEIRSAFECTVVDLPRAMLVNYPHLITDVQVAVLVTELTLAAARDAIRILSWFKSNAPHTQMIVVANRVPAGGQLEISRKDFEGSIERKIDYLIPYDPKTAVQAAKLGKPLAEAGKNGKGLGSLAEIAARVLAYTDAGESAPKDSKGKGDAGKGGSLLGKLSSLSIKLPSKKK
- a CDS encoding CpaD family pilus assembly protein, whose amino-acid sequence is MFKHIALPLLLVPAALLSGCGTYNGGMESLHQPVVQRTDYALDLTAAGASLAPGESERLAGWLRAMRPGYGDRISLDDGGDGTTGRDQVAAEAGRYGLMLGDSAPVTAGAITPGTVRVVVTRMSASVPSCPDFSRVYEPDYQASTTSNFGCATNKSLAAMIANPADLVRGEPGSGTADPVQITKAIKAYREAVPTGSGGTAVRAESAGGKK
- a CDS encoding type II and III secretion system protein family protein, which encodes MRFRGKLGAPFALAAVAGMTAAVPMPAIGQTVHAAPRDMVQIATGRGRMVTLNAPMSDIFVANSDIADVQVRSPTQLWVFGKKAGETTLYATTKSGKVVYSATVRIGNNFDSVDSMLAMAMPEADIAATPMNGFVLLTGTVATPGDVAEAERLAQAFVGDETKIISRLRTATPLQVNLQVRFAEVSRSFVKNIGVNFATKDSTGGFLFGLGQGRAPGAFTSADLSKFPVATLPVPGGGSVTGPYDPSTGKFLNPRATGITDITRGSDHATMGLAGRLLGLDVLAAIDLGETIGQVTTLATPNLTALSGETASFLAGGEIPIPVAQGLGTTTVEFKQYGVSLAFTPTVLADGRISLRVRPEVSQLSSAGAVQLNGVTIPALTTRRSETTVELGSGQSMVIGGLLQNAHNNSISKTPGLGDVPILGTLFRSNGFQRNETELMIVITPYLVKPVNANEIALPTDGYRSPGDVERVLMGQLSSSSNRAGDRPKPTMAAPAGATPSLGAMTPAAPAAPQPQDQQPKAVPNARDSKKKKDDGAAPGFGF
- the cpaB gene encoding Flp pilus assembly protein CpaB, with translation MDGRKIILLVGALIIAAVTAFMARTLMVGTPAPVADAAPNAGGPPPIQGVEVLVATKALPVGTILGPESIKFVPWPEELVEGAYYRKADTDLKALQGTVVRFAVPAGQPITQGGLVKPGDRGFLAAALGPGMRAVTVPVSAQSAVAGFVFPGDRVDLLLTQTVAGGGDGPPLKASETVLRNLRVLATDQKTDKQTDESGNTVVTTYSTVTVEATPRIAEKIAVAQTLGSLSLSLRSIADNNGELEEAIAAGDVSVPEGNDPKAEKAMLARVAARPVEGRSTFSTGADVSRFQRSSVPGRPVERGGTGASGGAYPGAAPKGEGPVVKIARGNSVTVVPVGGKN
- a CDS encoding A24 family peptidase gives rise to the protein MGAVASLILLAVLGLLLVSAGIEDARKREIANWKNAAIALLAVPWWIANGLAFWPDIVIQIGIALAVFALFAAAFHFGMMGGGDVKMIGALALWFPFQPLVTMLIIMSLAGGAITLLMLIDKWLRRQTAQPEVPYGIAIAIAALLTLREPILNQFS
- a CDS encoding alpha/beta fold hydrolase, with protein sequence MASSPFDRRAIPAGAAIGVWHAEDGWPLRRFDWPAPGAPRGSILFQGGRGDVVEKYLETLAHWQAQGWNIAWFDWRGQSGSGRIDGATSGHIRDFADYIADYRSFAREWQASTPGPHVVMGHSMGGHLVLRALVERAIRPDAAVLVAPMLGLKSPLGLAAVGERFARLMGSLGNPARAAWKANERPYTIESRQSLLTHDRDRYQDELWWQQANPANVTGPPSWTWLIEAFRSTRELRDSPALAAMNVPLLALVAEADGLVDAKAGLAMLAKLPDARVVRFGNESAHEILREIDSVRDRAISEIDGFLEAYAPRK